One Pseudomonas sp. C27(2019) DNA window includes the following coding sequences:
- a CDS encoding cytochrome c, with protein sequence MSETFTKGMARNIYYGGSLFFVLVFLALTYHTERTIPERTNSDLLTESVIRGKHVWEENNCIGCHSLLGEGAYFAPELGNVFVRRGGEEGFKFFLPAWMQAQPTNVPGRRQMPQFNLTETQLNDLTEFFKWTSKIDTNNWPPNKEG encoded by the coding sequence GAAATATCTACTATGGGGGAAGTCTGTTCTTCGTCCTGGTTTTTCTTGCACTCACTTACCATACAGAAAGAACTATCCCAGAACGCACCAATAGCGATTTACTGACTGAGTCAGTGATTCGTGGAAAGCATGTCTGGGAAGAAAATAACTGCATTGGTTGTCACAGTTTGTTGGGTGAAGGTGCTTACTTTGCACCTGAACTGGGTAACGTATTTGTACGTCGTGGTGGTGAGGAAGGTTTCAAATTCTTCTTACCTGCGTGGATGCAAGCACAGCCCACCAATGTTCCTGGCCGTCGACAAATGCCGCAGTTCAATTTAACCGAAACGCAGTTGAATGATTTAACCGAGTTCTTCAAATGGACTTCGAAAATCGATACCAATAACTGGCCACCAAACAAGGAGGGTTGA